In one window of Henckelia pumila isolate YLH828 chromosome 1, ASM3356847v2, whole genome shotgun sequence DNA:
- the LOC140862844 gene encoding uncharacterized protein — protein sequence MGPKLLVGGETTEEAEIWIRRMEVCFQEFRCTEEQKMETLDFLIEGRALKWWNSTSAQMIAARGVVTWADFRASFQKLYFPPALRQAKANELLSLRQGTMNIDEYQQKFFDLLSYCPEISSSTDMKYNVFLQGINPEIHDRVAVSDDTTYKGLVSRFHQAEDSLKRNRTFFPSSRTVSSLGPNTQYFKKQGVSYSSFGSGSGGMHHFGKKKGQGQCASCGARHPTEKCRRSGACYRCREMGHMKRDCSQITEGSASGYGSQPSISQRSQGQSVGSTNQRPCVSGQVFALSQDQIQQENEDVIAGIFLLCGIPAFVLIDTGASHSFILARFVKLHRLSYVSLDVEVSVSTPTGHSSLAMKLVFGCPL from the coding sequence ATGGGTCCGAAGCTGTTAGTGGGAGGCGAAACCACAGAGGAGGCAGAAATTTGGATACGTCGGATGGAGGTCTGTTTTCAAGAGTTCCGATGCACGGAAGAACAAAAGATGGAGACACTTGATTTTCTCATTGAGGGGCGCGCACTGAAGTGGTGGAATTCCACATCCGCGCAGATGATTGCTGCTCGAGGCGTTGTCACTTGGGCGGATTTTCGTGCATCCTTCCAGAAGCTTTACTtccctcctgcactccgacaagCGAAAGCCAATGAGTTACTGAGTTTGCGTCAGGGCACCATGAacattgatgagtatcagcagaaatTCTTTGATCTTCTATCTTATtgtccagaaatttcttccagTACAGACATGAAGTACAACGTATTTCTCCAAGGTATCAATCCGGAGATCCATGACCGGGTTGCAGTCAGTGATGACACGACCTACAAGGGCTTGGTGAGCCGATTTCATCAAGCGGAGGATAGCCTGAAGCGCAATCGAACCTTTTTCCCTTCTTCTAGGACAGTCAGTTCTCTGGGTCCAAAtactcaatatttcaagaagcAGGGTGTGTCTTATTCCTCTTTTGGTTCCGGTTCTGGTGGCATGCAccactttgggaagaagaagggCCAAGGGCAATGTGCATCTTGTGGGGCCAGGCATCCTACTGAGAAGTGTCGCAGGTCAGGAGCTTGTTATCGTTGCAGAGAgatgggtcacatgaagagggattgttCACAGATTACCGAAGGGTCAGCATCTGGATATGGTTCTCAACCTTCCATTTCGCAGAGATCTCAGGGACAGTCAGTTGGGAGTACCAATCAGAGACCTTGTGTTTCTGGACAGGTGTTTGCGCTGAGTCAGGATCAGATTCAGCAGGAGAACGaggatgtcatagcaggtattTTTCTTTTGTGCGGTATTCCTGCATTCGTTCTCATAgacactggtgcatcacatTCGTTCATTTTGGCACGTTTTGTTAAGCTTCATAGATTGTCGTATGTGTCTCTAGACGTAGAAGTTTCGGTGTCTACCCCGACGGGTCATTCATCTTTGGCTATGAAATTAGTCTTTGGTTGTCctttatga